Genomic window (Achromobacter sp. B7):
GAAGATCGACACGTCTTGCAGCTGTTCCAGCGTGATCAAGCCTGAACGCAGGCCGTCGTCAATATCGTGGTTGTTGTAGGCCACTTCGTCGGCCAGGTTGGCCAGCTGCGCTTCCAGGGACGGCTGCGTGCGGTTCAGGAAACGCTCGCCCACATCGCCCAGCTGGCGGGCATGCGCGGCCGAGCAATGCTTGAGGATGCCTTCGCGCGTTTCAAAGCAAAGGTTCAGCCCGTTGAAATCCGCGTAGCGCTCTTCAAGCTCGTCCACCACGCGCAGGCTTTGCAGGTTGTGCTCGAAGCCGCCGGCCTCGGGCGCCAGCTCGCGCATGCAGGCATTCAGTTCGTCCTGGCCGGCGTGGCCGAAGGGCGTGTGGCCAAGATCGTGCGCCAGCGAAATGGCTTCGGTCAGGTCTTCGGACAACCCCAGGCTGCGAGCCAGTGTGCGCGCAATCTGCGCCACTTCCAGGCTGTGCGTCAGACGCGTGCGGAACAGATCGCCTTCATGGTTGACGAACACTTGCGTCTTGTATTCCAACCGGCGAAAGGCGCCGGAATGGACGATGCGGTCGCGGTCACGCTGAAACTCGGTCCGGTTTTCGGGCGGTGGTTCGGCATAGGCCCGACCGCGCGATTGGGACGGGTCGGATGCGTAGGAAGCCAGCTCTTTCATCTGCAACACCGTCTCCATCGCGGTTACTGGGTGGTTCGGAACAAGACGGCGCGCACCGCCTCATCCGGGGCCGCGCGCATCAGCGCTTGGCCTATGCGCGGCATGAGCACATAGCGAATCGAGCCGCCTTCGGTTTTCTTGTCGACCTGCATCAGGTCCAGCCAGCGGTCGGCGCCCAGATCGGGCGCCACCACGGGGCAGCCGATAGCCGCCACCAGCGCGCGCACGCGTTCCACGTCGGCTCGCTGGAAACCGGCCACATCGGCCGACAACTCAGCCGCCTGCACCATGCCGCAACCGACGGCCTCGCCATGCAGCCAGGCGCCGTAGCCCAGCCCCGATTCAATGGCGTGGCCAAAGGTGTGGCCCAGGTTCAGGATGGCGCGCAGGCCGGATTCGCGTTCATCCTTGCCGACTACCTGCGCCTTCAGTTCGCAAGAGCGGCGAATGGCGTAGGCGACGGCCTGCGGATCCAGCGCGCGCAGTTTTTGCACGTTGTCTTCGCACCAGGTCCAGAAGTCCGGGTCCAGGATCAGGCCGTACTTGATGACTTCGGCCAAGCCGGCGGACACTTCGCGCGCGGGCAAGGTGTTCAGCACGTTGGTGTCGATTTCGACAGCCACCGGCTGATAGAACGCGCCGATCATGTTCTTGCCCAGCGGATGGTTCACGGCGGTCTTGCCGCCTACCGACGAATCCACCTGGGCTAGCAGCGTCGTGGGCACTTGCACGAAGCGCACGCCGCGCATGTAGACGGCGGCGGCGAACCCGGTCATGTCGCCGATGACGCCGCCGCCCAGCGCCACCAGCACGCAGCGGCGGTCCAGGCGATGCGTCAGCAAGGCGTCAAAAATCAGGTTCAGCGATTGCCAGTCTTTATAGGCCTCGCCATCAGGCAGTTCAATGCGCAGCACGCGCTTGCCCGTGCGGGCCAACGCGGCCTCGGCACGCTCGCCGTACAGGGCGGCCACCGTGGGGTTGGTCACGACCGCAATCGCGGTGGCGTCGGCGGGAATGCACTGGTCCAGGGCATCAAGGCGGCCGGGGCCGATGTGGATCGGATAGCTTCCGCCCGGGGTGTCGACGTCAACAACGTTCATATGCGCTTCTCGAAGGCTTGTAATTGCGGCAGCAGCGCCTTGACCAGCGTGTGAATGGGCATGGCCCCGGTTTCCACGACCAGGTCGGCGACTTCTTTATAGAGGGGTTCCCGCAGGGTCATCAGATCCCGCAGGGTGCCGCGCGGGTCGGCGGTGGCCAGCAACGGGCGGTTGCGGTCGCGGCAGGTACGGCGGAACAATTCGTCCACGCTGGCCCGTAAATAGATGACGATTCCGCGCTCGCGCAGGCGTTGGCGGTTTTCACTTGCCAGGATGGCGCCGCCACCGGTAGCAAGAATAATGTTGCGCCGTTGGGTACACTCCTCCAAGGCGGCGGACTCTCGGCGACGAAAACCGGCTTCGCCCTCGATTTCGAAGATAACCGGCACCCGAACGCCGCAACGCGCCTCGAGCTCATGATCCAGATCCATAAACTCGCGCCCCAGCGCACGCGCCAGGCTTCGGCCTATGGTGGTCTTGCCCGCGCCCATCATTCCCACCAGGAACACGGGCAGGTCATGCGGCAATGGCACGGTCTTGCCTGTGCACTCGATGGCGCAAGGCACGTGGTCAGGCCCCTGGTCGGAGGGCGCTGGGTCCGGGTCAGCCTCCGGACATGAGTGGGCGGAAAAGTTCATGTCGGCATTATCACATCTGCCGCCAGTTGCCCGCGCACCACACAGAACAATCTTGTTACAGAAACCGATCCCTCGCGCTGAGATGGGACCGGAGATACCCGTAAAATCGCCGCGATGAGCAAGCCCCAGAATTCCTCCAAGAAAGACAAGCCCGCCAAGAGCGGCTCCCCGATCCTGCGATTCTTCGTAAAAACCGGCATCCTCTTTGCCGGCCTGTTCCTGTGCGGCGTATTGCTGGCCGGAATGGCGCTGGCGCTGGCCTGGCCGAACCTGCCCGACCTGAACGCCATGACGGACTACCGCCCGCGGGTGCCGCTGCGCGTGTACACGGCCGACCGCGTGCTGATCGGGGAATTTGGCGAAGAACGCCGCAACGTGCTGCGTTTCAATGAAATCCCCGACGTCATGAAGTCGGCGGTGCTGGCGGCCGAAGACGACCGCTTCTACCAGCACGGCGGTATCGACTGGACGGGCGTGGTGCGGGCGGGCCTGACCAACCTGATCAACATGTCCAAGACGCAGGGCGCCAGCACGATCACGATGCAGGTGGCGCGTAACTTCTACCTGTCGTCGGAAAAGACCTATTCGCGCAAGTTCTACGAACTGCTGCTGACGTTCAAGATTGAGTCCGAGCTGACCAAGGACCAGATCCTTGAGCTCTATATGAACCAGATCTACCTGGGTCACCGCGCCTACGGTTTCGCCGCCGCGTCGCGCACGTACTTCGGCAAGCCCTTGTCCGAAGTGACCCCGGCCGAAGCCGCCATGCTGGCCGGCATCCCGAAGGCGCCTTCGCGCTTCAACCCGATTTCGAACCGCCCCCGCGCCGAACTGCGCCAGCGTTACGTGCTGGGCCGGATGCAGTCGCTGGGCTATCTGACCGAGCCGGAATACAAGCAGGCGATGGCGCAGCCCATCATCATGAAGTCGGCGGAAGGCACGCCGGCGGGCGGCTATTCGATTCACGGCGAATACGTGGCGGAATTGGCACGCCAGCTGCTCTACAACGTCTACCAGGACAACGTCTATTCGCGCGGCATCAACATCTACACCACCGTGCAGTCCAAGGACCAGGAAGCCGCGTATCGCGCCGTGCGCGAAGGCGTGCTGGAATACACGCGTCGCGCGCCCTACCCCGGCCCCGAAGAGCAACTGGACCTGCCCCCGGGCACCGAAAACAATCCGGCCGCGCTGGATGAATTCCTGGACGGCGTGTTCGACAAATTCAGCGATAGCGGCGACCTGTTGACCGCCCTGGTGTTGTCGGCCAGCCCCACCGAAGTGAAGCTGGCGCGCAGCTCGCGCGAGATCATCACCGTCACCGACAAGAAGGTGCTGGGCGTCGTCGCCCGCGCGCTCAATGACAAGGCCAAGCCCGAACAGCGCATCAAGCGCGGCTCGGTGGTCTACATCCGCAAGTTCGGCGACAACTGGGAAATCATCAACCTGCCGTCGGTGCAGGCCGCCTTCGTCGCCTTGTCGCCGCAAGATGGCGCCATCCGCGCGATGGTCGGCGGTTTCGATTTCTATCGCGGCAATTTCAACCGTGTAACGCAAGCGTGGCGCCAGCCGGGCTCGAACATCAAGCCGTTCATCTACGCGGCCTCCCTGGAGCGCGGCCTGACGCCCGCCACGCAGATTTCCGACCAGCCGTTCGAACTGACGGCGGCGCAAACCGGCTCGAAGGCCTGGAACCCCAAGAACTACGGCAATCAGTACGAGCCCATGCTGACCTTGCGCCAGGGCCTGTACAAGTCCAAGAACATGGTGTCGATCCGCATCCTGCAAGCCATTGGCCCGCAGTACGCACAGGACTACCTGACCCGCTTCGGCTTCGACAAGGCACGCCAACCGGCCGTGCTGCCGCTGGCCCTGGGTGCAGGCAGTGTCACGCCGCTGCAACTGGCCGGCGCGTTCTCGGTATTCGCCAACGGCGGCTACCGCGTCACGCCCTACCTGATCGACCGCGTCACCGACAGCAGCGGCAAGGTCATCATGCAGTCCAAGCCCGTGGTGGCCGGCGACGCGGCTGCCCGCGCCATCGACCCGCGCACCGCCTGGGTCATGGACGACATCCTGCGCGGCGTGGCCACCTACGGCACGGCCGCGCGCGCCCGCGCACTGCTCAAGCGCAACGACATCGCCGGCAAGACCGGCACCACCAACGAATCCGTGGACGCCTGGTTCTCGGGCTACACACCGAACCTGGTGGCAACGGCGTGGCTGGGCTTTGACCAGCCCAAATCGCTGGGCTCGCGCGAGACCGGTGGCGGCGTCGCCATGCCGATCTGGGTCGACTACATGCAAGACGTGCTCAAGGGCGTGCCGGAAGAAAAGCCGCGCCCCCGCCCCGATGGCCTGATCGTGGAAAACGGCGAGTTCTACTTCTCTGAATTCCCGCCCGGACAGGCCGTGGCCCGTCTGGGGTTGGCCGAAGCCGACACCCTGGGCGAGTTCCTGAACGGCCTGGGCGGCAGCAGCAGCCCGGATACGAAGATCAAGGTGGCGCCGGGCGTGGGAACGCAAAACGCGGCTCCGTGGTCGCAGAAGATCCCGTTCTGACGAAAAAAGGCCGGCCTGGATAGGCCGGCCTTTCAGTTTTTGGGTAGGCCCCGGCGGCTCACTGCAACGCCGCTTGCGCCGGCCTGAACCGCTTGAAATCCCAATGCCGACCCGGCGCGGCATCCAGCAGCTGGCGCGTGTAGCCATCCTGCGGTCGAGTCAGCACCGCAGCCGCCTCCCCCGCCTCGACGATCTGCCCCGACTTCATCACGACGATCGAATTGCATATCTGCGCCGCCACGCGCAGGTCGTGTGTGATGAACAGCACCGCGGTGTCAGTGCGGGCACGTATGTCTTCGATCAGTTCCAGCACCTGTGCTTGCACCGACACATCCAGCGCCGAAACCGCCTCGTCGGCGATCAGGATGTCGGGCCGCAGCGCCAACGCGCGCGCAATGCAGATGCGCTGGCGCTGCCCGCCCGAGAACTGATGCGGATAGCGCTCCATGGTGTCCGCGCCCAGCCCGACAATATCCAGCAGTTCGATCGCCCTCGCTTGCGCCTCATCTTGCGGCACACCGAAGTTGCGCATGCCCTCGATGATGGAATCGCCCACGCGAATGCGCGCATTCAGCGACCGGTACGGGTCCTGGAACACCACCTGGATGCGCTTGCGCACAGGATGGAATTGCCGTTTGCTGGCCGTGGCGATCTCGGTGCCGTCCAGACGCACGCTGCCGGAACTGGGATCGATCAAGCGAGCGATGCAGCGCGCCAGCGTGGACTTGCCGGACCCCGACTCGCCCACGATGCCGACGATCTCTTTCTTGCGCAGTGTGAAGCTGACGTCGCGCACGGCGTGCACCGCGCGCTTTGCCTTGAAGAAGCCGCGCTCGTTGTAGGTTTTTTGCAGACCGTTGACCACCAGCACAGGTTCGCCTTCGGGCGCCTGCCGAGCGGACGGCGCAAGGCCCGGCACCGATGACACCAACATGCGCGTATAAGCCTCTTTCGGACGCGCCAGCACCTCATCGCGCGTCCCCACCTCGACCAGCTTTCCGCGGTTCATCACCGCAATACGATCCGCGATTTCCGCCACCACGCCAAAGTCGTGCGTGATGAACAGCACCGCGGTGTTGTGCGACTTCTGCAGTTCCAGTATCAACGCCAGGATCTGCTTCTGGATGGTCACGTCCAGCGCGGTGGTGGGCTCGTCGGCAATCAGCAGCTTGGGGTTCAGGATCAGCGCCATGCAGATGACGATGCGCTGGCGCTGTCCGCCGGAAAGCTGATGTGGATAGGACTGGTAGATACGTTCCACCTCAGGCAAGCGCACCGATTCCAGCATGTCCAGGATTTTGCGCTTGCGCGAGGCCGCGTCCATCGCGCTATGGGTGCGCAGTACCTCGTCGATCTGCCAGCCAACCGTGCGCACCGGATTGAGCGCCGTCATGGGCTCCTGGAAGACCATGGACATGCGGGTGGCGCGCAGCTCACGCAGACGCTCCGGCGTGCACGCCAGCACGTCTTCGCCGTCAAGCAGAATGCGGCCCGCGCTGGGCCGCAGCGCATCCGGCGCCAACAGGCCCATTACCGAAAACGACGTGACGGATTTGCCCGATCCGGACTCTCCGACCACACACAGTGTTTCGCCGGCGTGTATGTCGAAGCTGATGCCTTCGACCACGTGGCGCGGCTCATCCGCCGGCGTGCCGACGAGCGTCACCGACAGATTCTGCACTTGCAGCACGGGCATTGTGGAATTGTTCATGTCAGACCCTTCGCGCCATCTTGGGATCAAGGGCGTCGCGCAGGGCGTCGCCCAGCATGTTCACGCTGAGCACGGTCAGCGCCAGGAACATGCCCGGCAGCAGGATCAGCTCGGGCTTGATCTGGAAGTACATCCGGCCTTCGGCGATCACGTTGCCCCAGGACGGAAACTCGGGCGGCATACCAACGCCCAGAAAGCTCATGACCGCCTCGGACAGCATCGCGGATGCAAAGATGAAAGTGCCCTGCACGATCAGCGGCGCCACCGTGTTGGGCACCAGATGGCGCCGCATCAGCACGTGCGTGGGCGTGCCCAGCGAAATGGCGGCTTCCACATAGGGTTCGTCGCGCAGGCTCAGGATCAGGCCGCGTACCAGGCGCACCACGCGCGGAAACTCGGGCACGGCAATGGCGATCAGCACGGTCAACATACTGGCGCCCGTCACCGCCACCAGCGCGATGGCAAGCAGGATGCCGGGCACGGACATGATGCCGTCCATGACGCGCATGATGACCATGTCCGCCGAGCGAAAGTAGCCCGCGACCACGCCCAGCGCCAAGCCGGGTATCAACGCGGCCACGGCCGTGCCCGCCCCGATCATCAACGAAATGCGCGCGCCATGGACCACGCGCGACAGCACGTCGCGGCCATACGCATCGGTGCCAAACCAGTGCTCGGCGGAAAAGCCCTTCAGGCGCTGCATGGGATCGATGGCCATGGGATCGGCCAGCCCCAGCAGATTGGCCGAGATCGCGGCCAGGACGATGACCCCAAGCACAGCCAGTGCCGCCATGACCGGCCACGTGGACAGCGTGCGCACCAGCGCGGACGCGGGTCGCTTGCGGATGGCGGGCGCAGCGCCGGCCCCACCCGCGATCGAGTGTATGGAAGTAGACATGCAGGTTCCTTCAATAACGGATGCGCGGATCGAACACCGAATACAGGACGTCGATCGTCAGGTTCACCCCGATGTAGACCAGCGAGAACAGCAGGATCAGCCCTTGGATCAGCGGATAATCGCGCGCCAGCACCGACTCGACCACCAGCCGCCCCAGGCCGGGCAGGTTGAAGACCGACTCCGTGACGACCACGCCGCTGATCAATAACGCGATGCTCACGCCGATCACGGTGATGATGGGCACGGCTGCGGTTCGCAGCGCGTGCGCCATCATCACGGCGCGTTCGGTGATGCCCTTGGCGCGCGCGGTGCGGATGAAGTCCTCACCCATCACCTCCAGCACGCTGCTGCGGGCGATGCGCGCGATCAGGGCCACAAACCCCGTGCTGAGCGCGATGGTGGGCAGCAACAGGTGCATGCCGAAGGCAACAAGACCCGCCGAAGGCGACTTATAGCCCTGCACGGGTAGCCAGCCCAACTTCATGGCAAACAACAGGATCAGCGCATAGCCGGTGACGAAGATGGGCACCGAAAAGCCCAGCACCGAAAACGCCATCACCGCCCGGTCAGTCCGGGTGCCGCGCCGCCACGCCGAGAACACACCCAGCGGCACCGCGATCAGCGTGGACAGCAGGATGGTCGACAGCGCCAGCGCCAGCGACGGCCCCACGCGATTGCCGATCATCGCGGTGACGGGCGTGCCCGAATGCAGCGACACGCCCAGATCGCCTTGCAGCACCTGGCCGCTCCACAGAAGGAACTGGGTGGCCAGCGACCGGTCCAGCCCCATGTGCTCGCGAATCTGGGCCAGCTGCGTCTCGGTGGCCGCATCGCCCGCCAGCATCAGCGCCGGATCTCCCGGCGTCAGCCGCAGCAGGCAAAACACCAGCACGGCCACCGTCAGCACCACCGGAACGGTCGCCAGGATGCGCCTGAGTAGGTAGCTGAACATGCTGGCTTACCGGCTGGCTTTCTTGATGTTCCAGAACACCGGCGCGGGCGATTCCAACACGCCGGACAGCTTCTTGCTGTAAGCGGCGGCGGTCTCGATCTGGCCCAGTGTGACGGCCACGCCTTCATCCAGCATCACGTCCTGCAATTGGTCGGCGATCTGCTTGCGTTCCGGTTCCGTCGCCGCCACCAGGAACTGGTCACGCAGCGCTTCGACCTTAGGCACGGTCGGCCAGCCGAACCAGGCCTTCTCGCCGTTGGCGGACACGCCATAGTTGCGCAGCGGGTCCATGATTTCGCTGACGTGCCACGTGGTCACGAAAATGCTCCAGCCGCCCTTGGCGGGCACGTCGCGGTTGGCGCGGCGCGACAGCATGGTCATGAAATCCATGGCCTGCAATTGCACGTTGAAGCCGGCCTGGCGCAGCTGCTGCGCCATCACCACGGGAATGGCGGACGCCATGGCAATGTCGGTGGCATGCAGGATCACGACAGGCGCGCCGTCGTACTTGGCCTCCTTCAGCAACGCCTTCGCCTTCTCGATGTTGGACGGCACGATCATGTCGGCGCGCGTATCGCTGGAATACGGCAGGCCGCAGCCGAACACCGCGCCGCAAGTCTTGAAGAATTCCGGGTCGCCCACTTGCGCCTTCAGGATGTCACCCTGGCCGACCGCATACATGGCCGCCTGGCGCACCAGCTTGTTGTCGAACGGCGCATTAAGTTGGTTAAAGCGGTACATGGGCTGGTAGCCCATCTTGTCCAGCACACGCAGCGTCAGGTCCGGTGAACCTTTCACCATCGGCACCAGGTCGAAAGGCACGGTCTCGATGTAATCGACCTCTCCGCCCAGCAGGGCATTCACAGTCGTCATCGGGTCGGCCATCGCCACCCATTCCACGCGATCCACATTGACCACCTTGCCGCCCGCCGTCCAGCTGGGCGCTTCCTTGCGCGGCACGTAGTCAGTGTTTTTTTCGTAGACCGTCTTCACGCCCGGCTGGAATTCCTTCTGCACGAACTTGAAGGGACCGGATCCGGTGTAATCGCTGATGGCCTGTGCCACCGGCGTTTGCGCGACCCGCTTGGGCATCATGAAGCTGGGCAGGCCGCTGGGCTTGCCCAGTGCCGACAGCACGTCGGCAGGGGCCGTCAGCACGATCTTGAAAGTCTTGTCATCGATGGCGTCCATCGAGGCAACCAGCGGCATGAGCTGGCGACCGGTCTTGTCCGACTGCGCCCAGCGCTGGATCGACGCCACGCAATCCTCGGCCTTCACGGCGGTGCCATCGTGCCATTTCAACCCGTCGCGCAACGTGAAGGTGTAGGTCTTGCCGTCCGGCGAGATCTCCCACTTGTCCGCCATCTGTGGCTGGACCTTGTTGTTCGCGTCTGTCGCCAGCAGCGTGTCGTAGATCATGTAGGCGTGGTTGCGCGTCTGGTGCGACGCCGTCAACACAGGGTCCAGCACCGTCAGCTTGCTGGCCATCACCACAGTCAGCGTTTCCGCCTGCGCGGGCGCCCAGGCCAGGGCAGCGGCGCAAGCCACTGCCGCGCCAACGCGGCCCAGGCCATAGCGGGCTTCAAGTCTTTCAGCATTCAGATAAGCCATGTCATTCCCTTGTAGTTTTATGGACGAACTGGGCCTGTGCCGGCCCTTCGGATGGAGTGTCGATCAGGTCACACGACGTCGAATGACAGCGGCGACATCTGTTGCGCGCTGCGGCCGGCCACCAGGTCGCGCGAAGGCACCAGCGCCTCGGCGCGACGCTGCGCCTCGTCTACCTGCTCGGCGGCCTTGCGGTAATCCAGCGTATGCACCTGTCCCTCGTGCAGCACGCGGCGGCCGTCGATATACACGGTGTGCACAGCGCGGTCCGCAGCGGCGTAAACCAGGCTGCGTACCGGATCGCGCGACGGGCGCATCAGGTAATGCGTCATGTCCACCATCACGAGGTCGGCGCGCGCGCCCACCGCGATGCGGCCCAGGTCTTCGCGGCCCAGCGCCTTCGCGCCACCGACCGTCGCGGCGTGGAACACTTCGCCGGTGGTGACCGCGCGCGGCGTTTGCGCCATCAAGCGAGCCAGATAGCCCACGTGGCGCATTTCCTCGATCATGTTGTGCGGATAGGTGTCCGTGCCGATGCCCAGGTTGATGCCCGCGCGGCGATAGCGTCCAAAGTCGCGCAGCGCCATGCCCCGGCGCATGAATACCGTGGGGCAGTGCGCCACGCTGGCGCCCGTCTCGGACAGGATGGACAGGTCGGTCGCCGTACCCCAGTGCGTATTCGGGTGGTCGTCCACGAAGATGCCGTGGCCGACGATGCTGCCCGGATCCAACACGCCCAGGCTATGCAGCCACTGGACCGGTGTGAGGCCATGGCGGCGCGTGATTTCGTGAAATTCCGGCAGCGACTGCGCGGCATGAGTCTGCCAGCCGATGCCGCGACGCTTTGCCTCTTGATGACTGGCCTTCAGCAGTTCGGGCGTGCAGGTGTCGATCTGCGCGGGCACCAGCATGCCTGTGAGGCGGCCGCACGCGTGCGCCTCGGCCTTATCGATCAACGCCAGCGCGCGCTCCATGCCCGCCTCGCCGGCCTTCTCGTTCCAGTCGTACTCCACCACATGGCCGTTGCGCGTGTACCAACGCGCCGAGCGGAACATGGGCGCGATATACGCCCGCAGGCCGCTTTGCACCATGATGTCGATCCAGTGCTCGTGTGCCACCGACATGTCCACCACGGTCGTCACGCCTGACATCAGCAGTTCGGCGGCGGCCAGCGTCAGCTGCGCGGGTGCGGCTTCGTCGTCGCCTTCCATGGTGGGCATGTACTCGTACAGATTCGAGTTGTACAGGCCCGGTGACCCGGTTTCGTCCGTGTAGCCCTTGTTGATGGGCTCATGCACCAGATGGCTGTGGATGTCCACCAGGCCCGGCATCACCATCATGCCGTTGCCGCTGACGATTTCCGCATCCGGCGTGGCCGCCTGCGCCCCCGCCCCGACGTGCGTGATACGGCCGTCCTCAAAGGCCACGTCGGCGTTCTTCATGTAGACGTGCTGCTGGCGCGAGGCGTCCCAGGCAACCACAACGTCGGCGTTCTTGATCAGGGTAGTCTTCAACGTTATTTCCTCTGAAATGAAGGGCGGATATCCATGTGGCGCGCTGCGTTAGCGCCAGTCTGGCCGCGAGCCCTGGCGGGCGCTGGGCGGCGCCAGGCTGGGCAGCCCGCGCGGCAAAAACTTTCCTTGGCCCGGCGTGCCCGTAAAGCGCTTGCCGTCCCAAACGACTTGTCCGCGCAACAACGTCATCGCGGGCCACGCCCGCAGCGTCGTGCCCGCGTACGGCGTGTAGTCCACCGCGTGGTGCAGATGTTCATTGGTGAGCGTGAACTCGCGCTCTTCCCAGATCACCAGGTCGGCATCGCTGCCGATGGCCAGCGTGCCCTTTCGCGGGTACAGGCCATAGGCGCGCGCCGGCTGGGTTGCGGTCAGCTCCACGAAGCGATTCACGCTGATGCGGCCGCCCAACACCCCTTCCGAATACAGCAACGGCATGCGCGTTTCGATGCCGGGAATGCCGTTCGGAATATGACGGAACGCCACCTCTTTGCCGCCGGGCGTCTTGCCGTCCTCGCCGGTCAGGTTGAAGGGCGAGTGGTCGGACGAAAACACCGTGAAAAGGCCGTCCGCCAGCCCCTGCCAGATCTGCTCCTGGCTGGACTTGTCGCGCGGCGGTGGGCTGCACACGCAGCGCGCGCCGAAATAGCTGTCGTCCACGCCTAGATCCGCGGCGGTCAGAAAAAGGTATTGCGGGCAGGTTTCGGCATAGACATTCAAGCCCTTGGCACGCGCCTCGCGGATTTGCGCGACCGCTTCGCCGCCCGAGATGTGCACCAGCAAGATGGGAACGTCGATAAGTTCGGACAGCGCGATGGCGCGATGGGCGCCTTCGCGCTCCACCAGCATCGGCCGCGAAACGGCATGAAAGCGCGGCGCGGTGCGGCCAGAGGCCTCCAGGCGGCGCGTCAGCCAGGCGATGCAATCGGAGTTTTCGGCATGAATCATCGCCATGCCGCCATGCACGCGCGCCACGTCCAGCACGTCCAGGATCTGGGCGTCGGACAACTTCAGCGCGTCATACGTCATATACAACTTGAACGAGGTGTAGCCGGCCGCTATCAGGCGCGGCAGCTCGTCGGCCAGCACGGTGGGCGTGGGGTCGGTCAGGATCAGGTGAAAGGCGTAGTCCACGCAGGCTCGGCCGTCGGCGCGCTGGTGGTAATCGTCGATGGCGGCCTGCACCGTGGCGCCCTTGCGCTGCGCCGCGAAGGGGATCACGGTGGTCGTGCCCCCGCAGGCGGCCGAGCGCGTACCCGTGAAAAAGTCATCCGCCAACTTCACGGGCGGCGCCATCGGCTGGTCCAGGTGGCAATGGGCGTCGATGCCGCCCGGCGTGACCACGCGTCCGGCCACGTCGATTTCACACATGCCCGCCGCCAAGCCGCGGCCGATCTGCACAATGCGGCCGTCCACGATCCCCAGATCCGCGCGACAGGTATCGCCGGCCGTTGCCAGCACCGCGTCGCGCAGCACCAGATCAAAACCTTGCTTCGTCATATGCGTCAGCCCGTCTGATCCGCCCTTTCCCTGCCGTGAAAGCGTGGCGGGATGGGCATGTTGTGAGCGGATTCTAGGCCGAATACAAAAATGATTACGCTAGTGATTACCCTGAAATATACATTTCAAGGTCAAATTGTTAACATTATTTTTGACGCTGGCTTTTGGACCTTGCCCATGTCGGCGAATGATCGGGTATCTTCACGTTCATCCGCCAAATTGCGGCCAACGTGCAGCCTATAAGCAACCTACAAGCGGCAAGAGACCGCTCATTACCCGTGGCGGCGATCCCGCCCCGGCTTCCCACGCGCAAACCAAGAACGAGCCCATGGCATCAGACAAACGCGAAAACT
Coding sequences:
- a CDS encoding deoxyguanosinetriphosphate triphosphohydrolase, yielding MKELASYASDPSQSRGRAYAEPPPENRTEFQRDRDRIVHSGAFRRLEYKTQVFVNHEGDLFRTRLTHSLEVAQIARTLARSLGLSEDLTEAISLAHDLGHTPFGHAGQDELNACMRELAPEAGGFEHNLQSLRVVDELEERYADFNGLNLCFETREGILKHCSAAHARQLGDVGERFLNRTQPSLEAQLANLADEVAYNNHDIDDGLRSGLITLEQLQDVSIFERHHAQVLDRYPGLAPRRAVAETIRRMINTLIVDLTQTSLARIRDAAPTSVDDVRRAPPLAGFSDEIRREADALKKFLFDNLYRHYQVLRMTAKARRIVREMFAAFLDDPRLLPPDYRREAFNEQARAISDYIAGMTDRYAIREHKRLFEMG
- the aroB gene encoding 3-dehydroquinate synthase — protein: MNVVDVDTPGGSYPIHIGPGRLDALDQCIPADATAIAVVTNPTVAALYGERAEAALARTGKRVLRIELPDGEAYKDWQSLNLIFDALLTHRLDRRCVLVALGGGVIGDMTGFAAAVYMRGVRFVQVPTTLLAQVDSSVGGKTAVNHPLGKNMIGAFYQPVAVEIDTNVLNTLPAREVSAGLAEVIKYGLILDPDFWTWCEDNVQKLRALDPQAVAYAIRRSCELKAQVVGKDERESGLRAILNLGHTFGHAIESGLGYGAWLHGEAVGCGMVQAAELSADVAGFQRADVERVRALVAAIGCPVVAPDLGADRWLDLMQVDKKTEGGSIRYVLMPRIGQALMRAAPDEAVRAVLFRTTQ
- a CDS encoding shikimate kinase encodes the protein MNFSAHSCPEADPDPAPSDQGPDHVPCAIECTGKTVPLPHDLPVFLVGMMGAGKTTIGRSLARALGREFMDLDHELEARCGVRVPVIFEIEGEAGFRRRESAALEECTQRRNIILATGGGAILASENRQRLRERGIVIYLRASVDELFRRTCRDRNRPLLATADPRGTLRDLMTLREPLYKEVADLVVETGAMPIHTLVKALLPQLQAFEKRI
- a CDS encoding penicillin-binding protein 1A codes for the protein MSKPQNSSKKDKPAKSGSPILRFFVKTGILFAGLFLCGVLLAGMALALAWPNLPDLNAMTDYRPRVPLRVYTADRVLIGEFGEERRNVLRFNEIPDVMKSAVLAAEDDRFYQHGGIDWTGVVRAGLTNLINMSKTQGASTITMQVARNFYLSSEKTYSRKFYELLLTFKIESELTKDQILELYMNQIYLGHRAYGFAAASRTYFGKPLSEVTPAEAAMLAGIPKAPSRFNPISNRPRAELRQRYVLGRMQSLGYLTEPEYKQAMAQPIIMKSAEGTPAGGYSIHGEYVAELARQLLYNVYQDNVYSRGINIYTTVQSKDQEAAYRAVREGVLEYTRRAPYPGPEEQLDLPPGTENNPAALDEFLDGVFDKFSDSGDLLTALVLSASPTEVKLARSSREIITVTDKKVLGVVARALNDKAKPEQRIKRGSVVYIRKFGDNWEIINLPSVQAAFVALSPQDGAIRAMVGGFDFYRGNFNRVTQAWRQPGSNIKPFIYAASLERGLTPATQISDQPFELTAAQTGSKAWNPKNYGNQYEPMLTLRQGLYKSKNMVSIRILQAIGPQYAQDYLTRFGFDKARQPAVLPLALGAGSVTPLQLAGAFSVFANGGYRVTPYLIDRVTDSSGKVIMQSKPVVAGDAAARAIDPRTAWVMDDILRGVATYGTAARARALLKRNDIAGKTGTTNESVDAWFSGYTPNLVATAWLGFDQPKSLGSRETGGGVAMPIWVDYMQDVLKGVPEEKPRPRPDGLIVENGEFYFSEFPPGQAVARLGLAEADTLGEFLNGLGGSSSPDTKIKVAPGVGTQNAAPWSQKIPF
- a CDS encoding ABC transporter ATP-binding protein translates to MNNSTMPVLQVQNLSVTLVGTPADEPRHVVEGISFDIHAGETLCVVGESGSGKSVTSFSVMGLLAPDALRPSAGRILLDGEDVLACTPERLRELRATRMSMVFQEPMTALNPVRTVGWQIDEVLRTHSAMDAASRKRKILDMLESVRLPEVERIYQSYPHQLSGGQRQRIVICMALILNPKLLIADEPTTALDVTIQKQILALILELQKSHNTAVLFITHDFGVVAEIADRIAVMNRGKLVEVGTRDEVLARPKEAYTRMLVSSVPGLAPSARQAPEGEPVLVVNGLQKTYNERGFFKAKRAVHAVRDVSFTLRKKEIVGIVGESGSGKSTLARCIARLIDPSSGSVRLDGTEIATASKRQFHPVRKRIQVVFQDPYRSLNARIRVGDSIIEGMRNFGVPQDEAQARAIELLDIVGLGADTMERYPHQFSGGQRQRICIARALALRPDILIADEAVSALDVSVQAQVLELIEDIRARTDTAVLFITHDLRVAAQICNSIVVMKSGQIVEAGEAAAVLTRPQDGYTRQLLDAAPGRHWDFKRFRPAQAALQ